The Candidatus Malacoplasma girerdii genome has a segment encoding these proteins:
- the rpsL gene encoding 30S ribosomal protein S12, whose amino-acid sequence MPTIAQLIRKERKSKTYKSKSPALSKNYNTLSNRETKSANPLRRGVCTRVGTMTPKKPNSALRKYAKVKLTNKQEVLAYIPGEGHNLQEHSIVLVRGGRVKDLPGVRYHIVRGVYDTQGVANRKQQRSAYGAKKPKAAK is encoded by the coding sequence ATGCCAACTATTGCCCAATTAATTCGAAAGGAACGTAAGAGTAAGACTTATAAATCAAAATCTCCTGCCCTTTCAAAAAATTACAACACTTTAAGTAATAGAGAAACTAAAAGTGCTAATCCATTACGTCGTGGTGTTTGTACCCGTGTGGGAACCATGACACCTAAGAAACCTAACTCGGCGTTACGAAAATATGCTAAGGTTAAGTTAACTAATAAACAAGAAGTATTAGCTTATATTCCTGGCGAAGGACACAACTTACAAGAACACAGTATTGTTCTTGTTCGTGGTGGTCGTGTTAAGGACCTTCCTGGGGTTCGTTACCACATTGTTCGTGGTGTATATGATACTCAAGGTGTAGCTAATCGCAAACAACAACGTTCTGCTTATGGTGCTAAAAAACCTAAAGCAGCTAAATAG
- a CDS encoding matE efflux family protein, producing MWFKKANNSTKKCVNDVKKSASSTVFADKTQSRLDKLFLHTPIIKAVIIISIPSMLMAFMSALYTFSDQLMMAKIIPIFQPLEHLSAFTHGFSYHDYIFKVKELNAQGLNITLYSSNLVVRTAVANIAPITIFLTASTLLIGNGTSINFSRANGKKDKLRAQQVWANGFYSNLIWGLLITVLLLASAKTIISLENGNPISQLESIKDQLTNADYKNLKEVYNDSNNLILTYSEHFAYIAISGLVFNMFDLFFSILIITEGKQKMVVFAALMSNILNIFLDFIFIYFGRMAMIGGAIATVIGWSFNCAWYVLQIWIMNKKGETNILFSALKWKKHEIDWKLIQNIFFNGLASFLRNISMGIAVWWQLFMLSTFVFANIQTSGAAASSFTNFYGAANPIYSLFFPVILGTIQGSRIMCSYLYGAKNFKRFRTTYWVAMSIGFIYGFSIAMIIGFWLNPYFLTLFNINDQPTAQLILIIMLMQLPIYAFTVGGQVIFQATSKSFNACICALMQGIFCNIPISLIIAWISIGLNNQYIFLWTPLIVIIFSSIIIFIWTVIYMHKYFSDDILNTKIRYMMDKKWLMPPSHR from the coding sequence ATGTGGTTTAAAAAGGCTAATAACTCAACAAAAAAATGTGTTAATGATGTTAAAAAATCAGCATCAAGCACAGTTTTTGCTGATAAAACACAATCACGTTTAGACAAGTTATTTTTACATACACCAATTATTAAGGCGGTTATTATTATTTCGATCCCTTCAATGTTAATGGCATTTATGAGTGCCTTGTATACATTTAGTGATCAATTAATGATGGCTAAAATTATTCCAATATTTCAACCACTAGAACACTTATCAGCTTTTACTCATGGTTTTAGTTACCATGACTACATATTTAAAGTTAAGGAATTAAATGCACAAGGACTTAACATTACTTTATATTCATCAAACCTAGTTGTAAGAACTGCTGTTGCTAATATTGCTCCTATTACTATTTTTTTAACTGCTTCAACTCTATTAATTGGTAATGGAACATCAATTAACTTTAGTCGAGCTAATGGGAAAAAAGACAAATTAAGAGCACAACAAGTTTGAGCTAATGGTTTCTATAGTAACTTAATTTGGGGATTATTAATAACTGTGCTTTTATTGGCCTCAGCTAAAACAATTATTAGTCTTGAAAATGGAAACCCGATTTCTCAACTTGAATCAATTAAAGATCAATTAACAAATGCTGATTACAAAAATTTAAAAGAAGTTTATAACGATTCTAATAACTTAATCCTAACTTATAGTGAACACTTTGCCTATATTGCAATTAGTGGTTTGGTATTTAATATGTTTGATTTGTTTTTCTCCATTTTAATTATTACTGAAGGAAAACAAAAGATGGTTGTATTTGCAGCGCTAATGTCAAATATTCTTAATATTTTCTTAGATTTCATTTTTATTTATTTTGGCAGAATGGCAATGATTGGTGGAGCAATAGCTACAGTTATTGGTTGATCATTTAATTGTGCGTGATATGTTCTACAAATTTGAATCATGAATAAAAAAGGTGAAACAAACATTTTATTCAGTGCTTTAAAATGAAAGAAACATGAAATTGATTGAAAATTAATTCAAAATATTTTCTTTAATGGTTTAGCTTCTTTCTTAAGAAATATTTCAATGGGAATTGCGGTATGATGACAACTATTCATGCTATCAACATTTGTTTTTGCTAATATTCAAACCAGTGGTGCTGCAGCTTCTTCGTTTACTAATTTCTATGGGGCAGCTAACCCAATATATAGTTTGTTTTTTCCAGTAATTTTAGGAACAATCCAAGGATCACGAATTATGTGTTCGTATCTTTATGGAGCCAAAAATTTTAAGCGATTTAGAACAACATATTGAGTAGCGATGTCAATTGGATTTATTTATGGGTTTAGTATCGCCATGATTATTGGTTTTTGATTAAACCCATACTTTTTGACGCTATTTAACATAAATGATCAACCAACAGCACAATTAATACTGATAATTATGTTAATGCAACTACCAATTTATGCATTCACTGTTGGTGGACAAGTTATTTTTCAAGCAACAAGCAAATCATTTAATGCTTGTATTTGTGCATTAATGCAAGGAATATTTTGTAATATTCCTATTTCATTAATAATTGCTTGAATTTCAATAGGATTAAATAATCAATATATTTTCCTATGAACACCATTAATTGTGATTATTTTTTCAAGCATTATTATTTTTATTTGAACAGTAATTTATATGCATAAATACTTTTCTGATGATATTTTAAATACAAAAATCAGATATATGATGGATAAAAAATGACTTATGCCACCAAGTCATCGATAA
- a CDS encoding DivIVA family protein, translating into MDYRFDEKIELILNKKFKSKIHSGYDPEDVDAFFDQVIVYIKQVQNLQQSFQSKIDIKDQEINLLKQKNEQLQSNIDELKKELEYYYENGYSNLRNKVEK; encoded by the coding sequence ATGGATTATCGTTTTGACGAAAAAATTGAGTTGATTTTAAATAAAAAATTCAAAAGCAAAATTCATTCTGGATATGATCCAGAAGATGTTGATGCTTTTTTTGATCAAGTAATTGTCTATATCAAACAAGTACAAAATCTTCAACAATCTTTTCAATCTAAAATTGATATTAAAGACCAAGAAATTAATTTATTAAAACAAAAAAACGAACAGTTGCAAAGCAATATTGATGAATTAAAAAAAGAACTAGAGTATTACTATGAAAATGGCTATAGTAATTTAAGAAATAAAGTGGAAAAATAA
- the rnhC gene encoding ribonuclease HIII translates to MKQIFKINQYCNKLNKEDFERVYQYLMQNSLKQKTENKCFVFWVNKNVVVKLYETQTIFIYGKNVVNIVKELQPPYLKFIKTIEATINNENIIGCDEVGFGDYFGGVVSACVYTDPNIENQLRNLGVQDSKKLNDSEIKKLAVKIMQLTKYEYCVLTPKIFNYLNEDKGYNMNVIKTYIHNTCISNLKNKLKKDAKVVMDQYCDEKQYIKYLELIGVEYSNHNRIDVFTTKAESKYIAVAAASIIARYCFLDEIKQLEKELKKYNNNNEISIQLGAVNKKLISEQVNLIPVDLQHEFIKKNFKW, encoded by the coding sequence ATGAAACAAATTTTTAAGATAAATCAATATTGCAATAAATTAAATAAAGAAGATTTTGAACGAGTTTATCAATATTTAATGCAAAATTCACTTAAACAAAAAACAGAAAATAAATGTTTTGTTTTTTGAGTTAACAAAAATGTTGTTGTAAAACTTTATGAAACACAAACAATTTTTATTTATGGGAAAAATGTTGTTAATATAGTAAAAGAACTGCAGCCACCTTATTTAAAATTTATAAAGACAATTGAAGCAACAATAAATAATGAGAATATTATTGGTTGTGATGAAGTAGGATTTGGTGATTATTTTGGCGGTGTAGTATCTGCTTGTGTATATACAGACCCAAATATTGAAAATCAACTACGTAATTTAGGCGTTCAAGATTCAAAAAAATTAAATGATAGTGAAATTAAAAAATTGGCTGTTAAAATTATGCAATTAACTAAATATGAATATTGTGTTTTAACACCAAAAATATTTAATTATTTAAATGAAGATAAAGGTTATAACATGAATGTAATTAAAACTTACATTCATAATACTTGTATTAGCAACCTAAAAAATAAATTAAAAAAGGATGCAAAAGTTGTTATGGATCAATATTGTGATGAAAAACAGTATATTAAATATCTAGAACTTATAGGTGTTGAATATAGTAACCACAACAGAATAGATGTTTTCACAACAAAAGCAGAGAGTAAATATATTGCGGTTGCTGCAGCAAGTATTATTGCGCGATATTGTTTTTTAGATGAGATTAAACAATTAGAAAAAGAATTAAAGAAATATAACAACAACAATGAAATATCAATTCAACTTGGAGCAGTTAATAAAAAACTTATTAGTGAGCAAGTTAACTTAATTCCAGTTGATCTCCAACACGAATTTATTAAGAAAAATTTTAAATGATAA